DNA sequence from the Kwoniella dendrophila CBS 6074 chromosome 11, complete sequence genome:
ACAAAAAGGATCAAACTCACACTGTGGATGGTATTCAGGTTTCacttctctagcttctttctttctcatcaaaGCTTGTGATAGTCTAGATGAAGCTTGACCTCCTTCAGCAGCAAATCCTTGTTGATGCCTGAATTTTACTAGAGATCTGGGTTCGGCAGCTGGAGTAGACGTATTCGATGATCTGATGTAATGTTAATTTATCAGTAAAAACGTTCATCTGATTTCGTGATAGCAGAACCTTTCTCTCACGCCTGAGGTTCTTCTGGACCCCCAATCAACTTCTGATCTGCCTGAGGACCAGGCGCAGCTGGACCAGTTTGAGAAGCCGGTCGTTTAGGTTCAGTAGGTCCTTGTTGATTTGCTAATACAGGTGGTAATGTTTGTACATCTTTATATTCTGCTGCTAACTTCGATGCAAGTTTGATCTTGTTTCTAGAACGATAAAATCGAGACTTTACATCAGTTCTGCCTGTTTGAACATCACGCATCACCCGTAGACATGATTCCCTTGGCTAAACTCACGCTCTTGCTAATCCATCATCTATAGCACTTCCTTCCACACCATATACAATCCTTGTTCTTTTAGTACTTCTCTTCACCAAATCTGCTAAAGGCGGTAATCCATTCACAGCTGTCGACGGTCCAGCATTGCTGTCTGTGGCGGGTAGTACGGATGTCGACATTGTGTATATGATTCGTTGAGCAAGATggtaaagagaaaagctAATTATGCAAATAGATTACCGACTTTTTCGTTAGACAACATAATGCACCTtcaagaaagagatagagacATGACAACGGAAGCAAATCTCTGATGCATATATCGCGACGAATGTGGCGGATCCTACCGACAATCTTGACTTGAGATCCTTCAAGCAATTTTGATCagtttatgtatatatgttatGCATGATCTATGACACTTAATTACATGGATGGATTACAACATGATATGCTAGATATACAGCTTTGCTTCATAGTATACACTGAGTTTTTCGAATTATGCTACAGGTTGCCAGCGAGAATCCCTTCTCGTATGGAAGTAAACCTCCGGTTTATCAGACCTATTTTTATTGAGGTTCCAATCACCATTTTTGGCTGGTATGATATTAGAAATCTGCATAAATGTTTTTCACATTAGTACGCCGTGTCGCATTCGAGATCCTCGAAGgataaaaccaaaatacAAGCGATATTAATGTTGGAGCGAGGAGGTAGTAAAGCGAGGAGATGAGGGGGATGAAATACCGAGAAGATTCGACTCACCAAATACCTCTTCCCTTCATGTAATACGCCTTCCCCCAGCGATTTCACATCCCAAACGGTCAACATTCCAGATCTAAAGGTATCTCGATTACCCATTCGTGCATCAACAAAGCGGATCATTCTAAAATCACGCGATTCCCTTTTGGGACACAAGGTCTAAACAGTTTCTTGTATAAGCTTTGTCTTTTTGGGTGATAATGAATATGAACTTACAGCTAGCTCCGCTTCCATTTCCATATGTTTTTCTTGCATCTCTTGCATAATACGCGTGTTAGCATAACTAGCCAGATGTATAATTTGATGTATTGACATGGCGCGTAAATAGCTTAAAGTGTCCTTTGCTTCCAACAAGTCCTCAAAGTCGTTTTCGAGAGAATCCGGTGGTTCACCTGCAAGTCAGAAATACGCAGTCAGTAAAGCTCGGAGTCGAGGTTATTCTTGAGGCGTTCTTGAGGTACAACGAATTGTATCCAGTATTTCACTTACTGCTAACAGGATCACTTTCTTCCGCTGACTGAACTAACAGAGAAGCCAAGTCCTCTAACCTCTCCATCTCCTTCCGCATCTTATCCCCAAGACGCGTCTTCTCTCCTTCATAACGTCCCTACAGATAGATATACAATGTCAGAACATTCTGATAGAGTAGATCACAGTAAATACTAGAACTCACAAGCCACTGATCTTGTCGAATTcgttcctcttcttcattccaGGGTGCTTCGTTCTTGCCAGAGTATGCAATGGGAAAGACTTTCTCGATGACGATGTCCATCAGTGTGACTGTACCTCCATCCGGTGTGAGACTCGATAAAGAAGCAATAAAGGGTTGGAGTTGTTTCCCTAATTTCCTATCCCATCTTGCTAATGAAGTAGAATTCCCTGTCATGATTAAATGAGTCTTCTCGAAAGCTTCTAGGACATCGTTACCATCATTGCCCGATTCCAGCTATTTCACGTATCAGCTAAGGCACTACAACGCTCCATAGATTTGGGTGAGAGAGGACATACCTTGGCACCTGAGATAGCCATCTTTCGCCCTACCAcaattcttccttttttcGCTGCGCGTTGAATGGGGTCGTCCACTTGAGCTTTGATACGATACCACCCATCCGTCAGTTCGAGAAAGCATTTTCGGTCCTTTTCGGCttgaatataatgaattgCGGAAATCACAAGCACCATCGGTAAACTAGGAGAAGAATCGTGTTCTTGAATACGTTTTATAATGGATCTATCGGCGCATCCATATTCTCGTTCATACctgtttgttgatttattcAGCTAAGTCGCTTCATGATATCTGAACTACTCACCTGTATTTGAGCTGCCGTATTACTTCATCCCAATTCCATTTCTCTTGAAACAAATCCGGTTTTGCCTGTATCTGACCAGCTATCTTCCATAGTATCTGTTTCCAGTGATTCTCCACCCATTTTTCCTTGACGAATCCGCATCCATCAGCTTTTAAACGCctcaaagcttcttcatgACCGTAGAATGAATCATCAAAGGCcataaattgataatttgacGCATTATCAATGTTGATGGCGGATATATCGTCAGGACTGCAGAAGCGTCAGCAATGTTTGTTGCAGAAAAATAGGTCGGAATCAACTTACACACCAAATTCTCTAAGTTCCTCAATACTGAAGTACTGAGGGTGGAGGAAAGCAGTGTTATAGTTTTCTCTTTGCAAGGGCACTATATAGACATATTAGCCTAGATGAACTTGCCTTCAAGGTTCGAGGTACTTACGATTCATGTCGAACACAGATCTGTAATAGTTGACCTGCTGTAGGGTCGAGGGTCCAGGATCCTGAAGGGGTGCACGAGCAGGTGTAGAATTTACAGGAGCATTCTTGAAGGGAGTAGAAAAACCTCTTTTGAAAGGACGTTGAGAAGGAGTTGATCCAAGTCCAATTCTCCTTATTGGGCCAGAAGGCGTTTTAATTTGGATTGGTCGCTTGCTTGAAGCCAGAGAAGCAGAGGAGTTGGCTATGGGTGTACGAAGAGGAGTAGATGGCGGATGAAAGCCCTGATTTGACCTTTGACGGGCAAAAGGAGTTGCCACTGGTGAAGCAGGCCGGATGGGTACTTGTGTTTGTACTTGAGGCCGAGGTCTGACCGGAGTAATCATATTTGTATCGATATCGTTGAATAGATGAGCTACCGTAGCTCTACTGGTACTACTAAGTTGAACCGCTTCTTTACCGGAGGCTGACTTAAAGCTTGATGTAGGGATATTCTCACGATGCTGCGGTTGATTTTCGGCGTCTTCGATAGGATCTGCAGCTTTGGTTGATACAAATGATTTACCCATGGAGGATGGCGGTTGAAAAATTGGTTTGATAGGTGAACTATTATCGTCGAAGATGCTCATAGCTTTCCAGATAGCTGCATCGCTTACTCGAGGAGCAGCTCCTCCAGAAGCGAGTGCAAAACCAGAAGGTTGCGTTTGTGATGGTGCCGATGGAATAGATGAGGAAGGTTGATGGTCATTCGCTTGATCAACTTCCTCGAATAGTTTAGCTGCGAATTGCATTGATTTGAGTGAAGGTGTAGCCAAAGGTTTTCCACGAGTAGGACGAGAGTTTGCTGTGCTATTACGAGCTATAGTAGGCGAGAAGCCATTGGTAGGACCTGGCGGCTGAAAAGAGGATGAAGGCATTGATGAAGGaggttcttcttccattGCTTGACCAATCTCATTAAATAACTTGGAAGCTTTTTGCAAAGATTCTGCTCGAGGTGGAGCTAcatcttttcctttaccaGTTTTGAAACCTACATGGTTGACAGGGAAATCGATGATAGGTTCATCTGAAGGAGGAACGTATTCTTCAGGATCTCTCAGACGAGGTTTCTTAGCAGGTTTATTGTTATCCCCTTCTGGCTGAAATGAGTCATCGTCGTCTTCTTCTCCGGCCCAAATTTTACTTGCTTTAGCTAGAGCTGCTCTTGAAGGAGATTTCAACTTTCTTCCTCCCGCTGTTGCAAACCCGACCGTTTTAGGTATCTCTACCGGTATTCCTTCCCCGCCGAAACCATCATCTACCTTGGGTGATCTAGGATGAGCCTCTTCgaaagatttatcatttccgatgtcctcatcatcgatgtcaccaaaatcatccaAGTCGTCTGCTCCTAATCCACTTAGTAAGTCGCCAACGTCATTAGGAAGAAATGTATCCGGTATGGGTGATTCTGGACGCGTGATAGCAGGTGGTGAGGGTGGTTGCAGattcgaagaagaaggagggAAAGAAGTGAATTGGAAGTTCTCTTCTATGAGAGGCatgatgttgttgaggaGGTTAGTTGTGACACATATGGATAATATTCTAAAGCTATCGtggatgttgttgaaaagataaaagatgaaagataagaagatgaaaagtgGTCAGAAAGATGACGGTGTTTGAGTAAATTCAATGTTGACAAGTGCCAGTGTTAGTTAGTCGCGTCGATCGAGGGGGTTAGATTACGTAATCTGCAAGTATTGTCCTCCGTTCGAAGTTGctgaaatttcaaaattgTCTTTTGCCAAATACTGTAGCTATGTTACATCCTCCTTGATTATCTGTTACACTGATCAACtagaaatcaaattgtaCATCCATAAAATACAATATGACAGGTAAGTGGATTGATCCTCAGCACGATAAACCTAGAAAGCTAAATTGATCGTGTATAGATGAAAAATTGCAAAAAGCTCTGAAAGAATGTCAAAAGACAATTCTTGTATCACTCAAAGCATTGACGAACCAGAATGATCAATCCACATCCTCTTCGGCTTTACCACCAGCATTGGGCGATGTAGTAGGGCAAttgttgaatcaattgaGACAAGCAATAACAGCATTGGGATTATCATTTAATCCACCAATAACTATTGATGCAGCAATACAACAGTTGGAAAAGATTTCAGAATATATAGGTAAATTAATTAGTTGTGTATTACTTgcttcaacaacatcaacaacattattagctgaagaatggaaatttGGTATAACTCGAATAATAGAAGAGTTAAATAAACATATTCAGATCTTGcaaaatattgaaaaagatggtgaaggtgatcaaTATTTAAGTTCAACAGGTATGGTCTGggaatcaattgataatctgTTAAATGATCTATCAAAGGATGAAAAGATGGCTTTAAAAAGAATATGGAAATCTCATCAAAGCACGGTCAAAGATGCTTGGGAAGAATTCAAAGAAATCCTAGAGAGGAAAACcgaagaaaatggtaatgagAAGGATGGTGAGCAGAACAATGACGGTGATCTGGACAATGAATGGGATGAACTAGActtaggtggtgaagaattgtcagaagaagaaagaatgagaGCAGAAGCGGTAAGGCACACTGATCATTCTTATATACCGTTTTTGTTTGTTGACCTGATGTGTCATACCTTTATCAGGCCAAaccattattagcattaCATCAAATACTTCATTCCACGATACCTAAATTCATGGATCAACTGGACCAGGAAGATTATCGTGTGATATTGAACATATCAACAGACTTTGTCGACGCTTATGACAATGCTGTATCGTCAATGCACCCCGAACAAGATGAATCCGAGATTGAAGAGGCTATTTCGGAAATTGAGGAAGTCTCACGAAAACTAGCAGGTACGATCAAGGATAAGAGTATAGATAAATGGTCCGAAAGGttagaattagaaaagaagaaatgggaAGAAAGGCGTTTGAATTTGGATAGTCTTAAGAATGCCATATGAGTAGGGTGTgtgtatgcatatatatatatattatataatTCACAATGCTAAAATGTGTAATAAgaaaaaatccaaatcataaaaatcatatcaatatcatccaTTCCAACTCAAAGAAGCGAACAAAGATTTCTACATTTACTCATAAATCTCGCTGACAATACCAGTACCGATTGtcttaccaccttctctCAATGTGAATCTTGATCCAGGTTCAAGAGCAATATCATGTACTAAATCACCGATCATTTCGACGTTATCTCCAGGCATGACTAATTTTTCATGAGCACCTTCGGTTCCTTCAGGGAAGTTAAGTGATACTGTAACATCGGTAGTTCTGATGAATAATTGAGGTCGGTAGTTGGCCATGAATGGTGTGTATCgaccaccttcttctttggtgaGGATCTGAGGCCATGCGTGACTATTAGCGAAATTAATATACTAAATATCAAACCACCTGACTTACATATAATTGAGCTTTAAATTTCTTgactgatttgattgaaCCTGGTTGTACTAAGACTTGACCTCTTCGCACTTGTTCTCTCTTGATACCTCTAAGAAGGGCACCCATGTTGTCACCagcttcacctctttcaagTTCCTTGTGGAACATTTCTGATCGCCTCATTAGCTTCGTAGACATAATTCAAGAAAACAGCGGCTGACTCACCAATACCAGTGAGGGTGGTCTTAATTGGAGAACCCATACCAACGATCTCGACTTCTGAACCTTTAGTGATAACACCTCGTTCTACTTTACCGGTAACTACGGTACCTCTACCAGAGATGGAGAATACATCTTCTACGTACATCAAGAATGGTTTCTCAAGGTCACGAGCAGGAAGTTCTAACCATTCATCGGCTTTTTCCAttaattctttgattttgttggcACCTCTCTCTggatctttaccttctaaagcagctaaagcagtaCCCATGACGATAGGagtttcttcaccttcaaatccGAATTCTGAAAGTAATTCTCTCATTTCCATTTCGACTAATTCAAGCATTTCTGGATCGTCAACTTGGTCAACTTTGTTGATAAACACTACTAATCTTTTAATACCAACTTGTCTGGCAAGTAACAAATGTTCTCTTGTTTGAGGCATTTGCCCATCAGTAGCTGAGACAACAATAATAGCACCATCTAATTGAGCTGCACCAGTAATCATATTTTTGATGTCTAAAAAGGTGATTTCATCAGTCCAGTTCAGCACAAAATTTCCATTGACTCACAATCGGCGTGACCTGGACAGTCAATGTGAGCGTAATGTCGGTTAGGGGTTTCATATTCGACGTGCTGATCTCAAGAAAGCATCAGCCGTGACCTATGTTGCTTGACTATCAGGCTGTACTTACAGCAGTAGAGATGGTGATACCACGAGCTTTCTCTTCAGGagctttatcaatttgagaGTAATCCATgaatttaccaccaccttgttCAGCAAGATATTTGGTGATAGCGGCGGTTAAAGTGGTTTTACCATGATCGACATGCTACTCACATCGGTCAGCCTAGTGCCTTCCCTACAGTCCTGCTGTGAGGTAGACTTACACCAATAGTACCAATGCTATTTCAAGATATCAGCGGCCATTCATCATTGGTGATCATGTTAAcataaactcacttgaaatGAGGCTTCTTTCTACTGAATTTACCACCTGCTTCAGCAGCATAACCTCTAACAGGTAATCTTCTAGGACATAAAGCTACAGCTCTGAATCTAGGAGTTTGAAGAGGTTTGGTGGCAAGGGTTCTAGCGATAGGTACTGATGGTCCAGCCAAAGGTCGAACGGCGGCTATAAatgtcaagaagaaatcgatcAGATTCCATGCATTTCACCGTGATGTTTTTGACTGACTCACCTCGAACTTCGGTAGTTCTAAGCGCGGAAGAAAGTCGACTTTGGACAGcgtttctcatcatcttgaaaAAGGTGGATCAATCGAtatgattgttttgatttgatttttggaCGAATAAGATCGTTAATAAAGCTCAAATGCTCGCAAATAAAAGTCTGAAATCTCTGAAATATCGCCATATAACCACGTAAAAAAAAGATCGGAGGTATGAAATTAGCTGCCACAAATCGGATTTTCCCGGAGTAGAGCGCTTTGTCCACGTGGAAGTGATCATAATGAGAGGATCAAGTGGAGGAAGTCCACCCTTTGTTGTCAACCAAAAATATTGATTCTTTGCTTTGTTCatctatatgtatatataaacGTATTTACTTATCGTTTCTCAATCTCTATCTGAATGTGTTACCTGCGAATTATCACTTAGTAAAGAAATACGTAGAAAGAACATCAACATGTCTGAAAAGTACCAGGATATCCTAGATTTCGCTTATGAGCTTGCTGAAAAGGTTAGACTGACCGAAGAACGTTCAGTTTGGAGACCGGAGTTGACGTTTCATCGTGATAGGCAACGGCCCTTATACTCAAAGCTTCAGCggaaagatggaaaaacaCTGAGGACGTtgaacaaaagaagaacTCAGTCGATGTAAGCTCAATGATCAGATTCAGGTAGAAATAACAGCTAAACCTTACTTCTAGCTTGTTACGGAAACAGATCAAGCGGTAGAAGAAATGATTAAAACCGCTGTTGCCGAGAAATATCCCTCCCATAAATTGTAAGCATCAACATGTCATGAACACTAGCTGATACATCAGTATTGGAGAGGAATCATATGCTGCAGGAGACCGACCACCACTCACCGACGAGTTTACCTGGATTGTTGATCCTATTGACGTAAGTCAAATCTGACAGGTTTGTAGCTGACCTATAGGGAACGATGAAGTAAGTTCTGAAAACTGGAACACGACTTACGAAAGCTTTGTACATTCTCAGTGAGTAAAAATGCTCTGTATTCTAAGCTGAGAATTAGCCCTTCAGTAGCATGTTCAATCGGAGTTGCGCATAAATCGAAACCAGTCGTCGGGGTAATAGCTCAGCCCTTCTTAAACCAGATTGTACGTTATATCAGCCTCTTTTGGTCATTGGTAAGCTGACAGAACAAGCACAGCTTTCTGCTCGTTTAGGCGGTGGAGCTTTCATGAACAAGACTATTCCACTTCCTTTGACTGGCGGTATTCCCCAACCTTTAACTGAGCTATCCAAATGTATGATTGGCGCTGAATGTGAGTCTTCTGTAATGAGATGAGATCCATAAAATGCCATGATTAACCTAATGATCTATTCTTAGGGGGTTCTGATCGAACTCAACAAACATTTGTTAAGAAGACTGCTTCTTTTGCTCGGCTAGCAGGAGATCCAAGTAAAGGTGTCAATGGAGGAGTTATGGCTCATGCTTTGCGAAGTGAGCTAAATGGTCTAGTAATGCAGGAACATGCTGATTTCTAATTTCTATTGTATAGCCACTGGGAGTACCGCTTGTAACGTTGCATCCATCGCTGCTGGCCAATTAGATGTTTATTGGGACGCAGGGTGTTTCCCTTGGGATGTTTGTGTGAGTCATCTCCATCGCTGCTTACTAAATAGATTAGACGCTTACAACACTGCTCAATACATCTCAATCAGGCTGGAGCTATCATTGTTTCCGAAATTGGCGGCTTCTTCTCCGGCGGGAAAGATGCATTCGAACGAGAAGCTGACATGCCTGAGATCTTGATGGGTAGAagatatatctttatcagaGCCCTTCCTCCTTCCAAAGTAAGTTTACATCCATGCAGTACTCGGAGTTCATGCTGACGACCCTTGTCAGACGGAAACCACCATTCAGATCCAAAAGCGTCTTGCTAAAGAACTCTATGAGACTGTTGAGGAATGGACTAACGAGGATATGTAAGGCTATGAGCTGTGGGGAATACTGAAGGTACTGTTTCTCAAAATTTATCCATTTATGCTATGCAACATTAAATATAGAGATTCTTGCCTTCTCAATTTCGGATCTCAATCTCGAACCTGGATGAGAGCAGTTCCTACGACATGGACTTTTTATTTATAGACGGCGATAAAAGTAACGTTATGACCGGTAATTGATTATTCGGAGTGTTATGGGAGTAATGGAGACCCCGTATGGCGTGATCAATCTTTCGTCTGATTTTTTGGGAATGTGAATCACCAGTTTTGTGGAAATGACGAAGATCAATTTACATCCCAATTCCGAATCATTCTGATAATATATTCACTATGCTCACTAAGCAACATCTATATATCACAACAAAGTTGATATATATTGTGGAATGTATGAATATCTTTTTGGATTATATTTGTTTGACTAAACCTGCACGATCATATAAATACTGAAATATGCCACCAAGAGCAACTATACCGCGAGCTGTTCAATTACCAGGTAGTAAGATAACTTGgaaaccacctaaaccacaCTTAGCTTCCTATCATCCACCTGCTCCTTCTTCcccctcttcttctactgcatcatcatcttcgagTTATTTCATCCCACCAGTCTCACCTCAATTACCTGCACGAAGGAAACCTACTTTTAATCCAGGTGGATTCGGATTacaatcttcacctaaacctgcaccttcacctagatccttcaaaggtaaagaaaaagcaTTATCAGCgagagaagctgaattagatgcaatcagaaagaaagatgacGAGATTAGACGAGATGAAGAACGCTTAGAAGGTAGAGAGagtggtaaagatggtaaagaagaagcggAAGCTTGCTATGTTGTGAGTGGTCTTTATTCACCATCAGACGAGTACGAAGAGAAAGGCTTACGATCAATTTGGTATAACCATAAAGCCCCCTCCTGCAACACTTCATTTCCATTCGACCAAATCACTGCCATTACTTTACTCGCCACGGCCATTACCACCCTTTCAAATAGCTTACGAGACATGGGGTCAATTGAACGAAGATAAGAGTAATGCAATTTTGTTACATACTGGATTATCTGCTTCTTCGCATGTTAGTTCAAATGGTAATGAGGTATCTTCAGCAACAAGTTCAAAACCTGGATGGTGGGAAGATTTCGTTGGACCTGAAAAATCGATTGATACGAATAAATTCTTTGTTATTTGTACAaatgttttaggtggttGTTTTGGCTCAACAGGACCTTCGTCACATTATCCAC
Encoded proteins:
- a CDS encoding translation elongation factor Tu, with the protein product MMRNAVQSRLSSALRTTEVRAAVRPLAGPSVPIARTLATKPLQTPRFRAVALCPRRLPVRGYAAEAGGKFSRKKPHFNIGTIGHVDHGKTTLTAAITKYLAEQGGGKFMDYSQIDKAPEEKARGITISTAHVEYETPNRHYAHIDCPGHADYIKNMITGAAQLDGAIIVVSATDGQMPQTREHLLLARQVGIKRLVVFINKVDQVDDPEMLELVEMEMRELLSEFGFEGEETPIVMGTALAALEGKDPERGANKIKELMEKADEWLELPARDLEKPFLMYVEDVFSISGRGTVVTGKVERGVITKGSEVEIVGMGSPIKTTLTGIEMFHKELERGEAGDNMGALLRGIKREQVRRGQVLVQPGSIKSVKKFKAQLYILTKEEGGRYTPFMANYRPQLFIRTTDVTVSLNFPEGTEGAHEKLVMPGDNVEMIGDLVHDIALEPGSRFTLREGGKTIGTGIVSEIYE